Proteins encoded by one window of Bradyrhizobium sp. B097:
- a CDS encoding class I SAM-dependent methyltransferase has protein sequence MAQNIYDDPGFFAGYSQLPRQVRGLLGAPEWPEIRAMLPDIAGKRVVDLGCGFGWMSRWMREQGASGVLGVDLSQNMIARATAMTQDPAITYEIADLETLELPKATFDLAYSALTFHYIRDFDRLARMLYRTLVPDGHLVFTIEHPIYMAAAHPDWGQDQDGRKTWPVNRYFIEGERRTDWYVKGVLKYHRTIGTTLNALIGAGFTLRHVEEFSPTREQIKAVPELADELERPMMMLVSAQR, from the coding sequence ATGGCGCAGAACATCTATGACGATCCCGGCTTCTTCGCCGGCTACAGCCAGCTGCCTCGGCAGGTCCGCGGGCTACTCGGCGCGCCCGAATGGCCCGAGATCCGCGCCATGCTGCCTGACATCGCAGGCAAGCGCGTGGTCGATCTCGGCTGCGGCTTCGGCTGGATGTCGCGGTGGATGCGCGAGCAAGGCGCCTCGGGCGTGCTCGGCGTCGACCTCTCGCAGAACATGATCGCGCGCGCCACCGCGATGACGCAGGATCCGGCTATCACCTACGAGATCGCCGACCTCGAAACGCTGGAGCTGCCGAAGGCCACGTTCGACCTCGCCTACAGCGCCCTCACCTTCCACTACATCAGGGACTTCGATCGCCTGGCGCGGATGCTGTATCGCACGCTCGTCCCGGACGGGCATCTGGTCTTCACCATCGAGCATCCGATCTACATGGCCGCCGCCCATCCCGACTGGGGACAGGACCAGGACGGCCGCAAGACCTGGCCGGTCAACCGCTACTTCATCGAGGGCGAACGCCGGACCGACTGGTATGTGAAAGGCGTGCTGAAATATCACCGCACCATCGGCACTACGCTCAATGCGTTGATCGGCGCCGGCTTCACGCTTCGCCATGTCGAGGAATTCTCCCCGACGCGGGAGCAGATCAAGGCTGTGCCCGAACTGGCCGACGAACTGGAACGGCCGATGA